The Thermoplasmata archaeon genome window below encodes:
- a CDS encoding metallophosphoesterase: MKILALADLHSKVSYFYIEELITKHNPDLIAILGDITDFGPSEAASDIFKLNYTTMLTIPGNCDPPKILEMMNCYNVINMHKNVFFVNEYRFVGFGGADISTINMGIEFTDLEAYDYLLNNLTQDSVLLLHQPPYGFLDTLFKDRSRHVGNKGIRAAIDKIPPKLILAGHLHENQGVLKHGNTVIVNPGAAKDRKYAVIELGKEIFVKLFSED; this comes from the coding sequence ATGAAAATATTAGCACTTGCAGATTTGCATTCCAAAGTGTCTTATTTTTATATAGAAGAGTTGATAACTAAACATAATCCAGATTTGATAGCAATTTTGGGGGATATTACAGATTTTGGACCAAGTGAAGCTGCTTCAGACATTTTCAAGTTGAATTATACTACCATGCTAACGATCCCTGGAAACTGCGATCCACCAAAAATACTGGAAATGATGAATTGTTACAATGTCATAAACATGCATAAGAATGTATTTTTTGTAAATGAATATAGATTTGTAGGATTTGGTGGTGCAGATATTTCGACAATAAACATGGGCATTGAGTTCACAGATCTGGAAGCATATGATTACCTGTTAAATAATCTTACACAAGATTCGGTACTGTTATTGCACCAGCCACCATATGGCTTTTTAGACACGCTCTTTAAAGATCGTTCAAGACATGTTGGCAATAAGGGTATTAGGGCTGCAATAGATAAAATTCCGCCCAAATTGATACTTGCCGGACATCTGCACGAAAATCAAGGTGTTTTAAAACATGGTAATACTGTAATAGTTAACCCCGGCGCTGCAAAAGATAGAAAATACGCAGTCATAGAACTAGGAAAAGAGATCTTTGTTAAATTGTTTAGTGAAGATTAA
- a CDS encoding adenosylhomocysteinase — MTNEGVLRLNWAKSHMFILNEIENRFRKEKPFANLKIGMALHVEAKTGVLALTLKNGGAKVKLASCNPLSSDDLVVNALKENIDVYARKGESDEEYYENLNKVLDFEPDIIIDDGGDLTYLIHKSKDFKVIGGNEETTTGVVRLKALEKKGVLKFPIFDVNDAKMKHLFDNRYGTGQSTIDGLMTATNLSLAGKNIVVAGYGWCGRGIANRLRGLGAKITVTEIDSVKAVEAHMDGFNVTTMIEAIKNADFVITATGMKDVVRAEHLKVAKNGCILANAGHFDVEISKRDLEKMAISKSNVRKSVDLYEFQDNRKIYLLSEGRLVNLAAGQGHPVEIMDLSFSLQALTAEYVVKKRDTLKNKVYSVPEEIDEYVAEAALRNFNISLDKLNDEQKRYYEDWETGT; from the coding sequence ATGACAAACGAAGGTGTGTTAAGATTAAATTGGGCAAAATCTCATATGTTCATACTGAACGAGATAGAAAATAGGTTTAGAAAGGAGAAACCTTTTGCAAATTTGAAGATTGGTATGGCTTTACATGTAGAAGCAAAGACTGGAGTGCTTGCGCTAACGTTAAAGAACGGAGGAGCAAAAGTAAAATTAGCATCTTGCAATCCTCTCAGCTCCGATGATCTTGTTGTTAATGCCCTGAAAGAGAATATTGATGTTTATGCTCGCAAGGGAGAATCTGACGAAGAGTATTATGAAAATCTGAATAAAGTATTAGACTTTGAGCCTGACATAATAATTGATGATGGTGGAGATTTAACATATTTAATACATAAAAGTAAGGACTTTAAAGTGATTGGCGGAAATGAAGAAACTACAACTGGTGTTGTAAGACTAAAAGCATTGGAAAAAAAAGGTGTTTTAAAGTTTCCGATTTTTGATGTAAATGATGCAAAGATGAAACATCTGTTTGATAACAGGTATGGAACTGGACAAAGCACTATTGATGGCTTAATGACCGCTACAAACCTCTCATTGGCAGGAAAAAATATAGTTGTTGCCGGTTATGGATGGTGTGGAAGAGGCATTGCAAACAGGTTAAGAGGATTAGGAGCAAAGATCACTGTAACTGAAATAGATTCTGTCAAGGCTGTGGAAGCTCATATGGATGGCTTTAATGTTACCACCATGATAGAGGCTATTAAAAATGCAGACTTTGTTATCACGGCTACGGGAATGAAAGATGTAGTTAGGGCCGAGCATTTAAAGGTTGCAAAGAACGGATGCATACTTGCCAATGCCGGGCATTTTGATGTAGAGATATCAAAACGAGATCTCGAAAAGATGGCTATTTCTAAAAGCAATGTTAGAAAAAGCGTGGATTTGTACGAGTTTCAGGATAATAGAAAAATATATCTTCTAAGTGAAGGCAGACTCGTAAATCTTGCTGCCGGCCAGGGACATCCTGTTGAGATTATGGACCTGAGCTTTTCTCTGCAAGCGTTGACTGCCGAATATGTGGTTAAAAAGCGTGATACTTTAAAGAACAAGGTATATTCAGTTCCTGAAGAGATAGATGAATATGTAGCTGAAGCGGCATTAAGAAACTTTAATATCTCTTTAGATAAGTTAAATGATGAGCAAAAAAGATATTACGAAGATTGGGAAACGGGAACATAA
- a CDS encoding molybdopterin molybdotransferase MoeA, producing MNNKKTMYGFINITPIDEALKIIYSFSDLVKPSSFEIVNIKDAIERINFETILADKDLPEFNRSVVDGFALNYEYTLSASASNPLEFNLNSRIEQDNDAIEIYTGNEVPVNTNAVVMAEDVEIDDKKIKVLKPLRKFENISLKGEDFKKGDVILNANKIIKPYHIAALAAIGIQSLKVYSKLKVGVLVTGTELTGKEPKVRNSTGPFILSLLYKQYIECLDLGIVEDDLELIKNRIWESLGTVDILITTGGTSLGRKDFVPEALDSLGKVYFNGVNSRPGKTAGFAVVADKPVFLVSGFPVAAMVSFDVFIWPFIKKVLRIDDYTPSIINGYMTRKVANPSGVRSYLRVYVYLKDGTYRVEPMRITGSGILSSLTKANGMVIIPEKKEGIEENELVAVQMFDKVGEKI from the coding sequence ATGAACAACAAAAAAACCATGTATGGATTTATAAATATAACCCCTATAGATGAAGCATTAAAAATAATTTATAGCTTTTCAGATCTTGTTAAACCTAGCAGCTTTGAAATTGTAAATATTAAAGATGCTATAGAGCGCATCAATTTCGAAACTATTTTAGCAGATAAAGATTTACCGGAATTTAACAGGTCTGTAGTGGACGGCTTTGCATTGAATTATGAATATACACTTAGTGCCAGTGCTTCAAATCCTCTCGAATTTAACCTGAATTCCAGGATAGAACAAGATAATGATGCGATTGAGATTTATACTGGAAATGAAGTTCCTGTAAATACTAATGCAGTTGTAATGGCAGAAGATGTGGAGATTGATGATAAAAAAATCAAAGTATTAAAACCGTTGCGTAAATTTGAAAATATATCTCTTAAAGGAGAGGATTTCAAAAAAGGGGATGTAATACTGAATGCAAATAAAATAATAAAGCCCTATCATATTGCAGCATTGGCAGCGATTGGTATTCAATCTTTAAAGGTATATTCGAAACTTAAGGTGGGAGTGCTAGTAACAGGCACTGAATTAACTGGCAAAGAACCTAAAGTTCGAAACTCTACCGGACCATTTATTTTAAGTTTATTATACAAACAATATATAGAATGTTTAGATTTAGGAATAGTAGAAGATGATCTGGAATTAATAAAAAACAGGATCTGGGAATCATTAGGAACAGTGGATATTTTGATTACTACGGGGGGCACAAGTTTAGGCAGAAAAGATTTTGTGCCTGAAGCTCTGGATTCTTTAGGGAAAGTATATTTTAACGGCGTTAATTCGAGGCCTGGCAAAACTGCAGGTTTTGCAGTAGTAGCTGATAAACCTGTGTTTTTAGTTTCTGGTTTTCCGGTCGCTGCAATGGTATCTTTTGATGTTTTTATCTGGCCGTTCATAAAGAAAGTACTTAGAATAGATGACTATACTCCATCTATTATTAACGGCTACATGACAAGAAAAGTAGCCAATCCCTCAGGTGTTAGATCCTATCTGAGAGTGTATGTATATTTAAAAGATGGTACGTACAGAGTAGAGCCAATGCGCATAACAGGATCTGGAATTCTGTCATCTCTGACAAAAGCCAATGGCATGGTTATCATACCAGAAAAAAAAGAGGGAATTGAAGAAAATGAGCTCGTAGCGGTTCAGATGTTTGATAAAGTAGGTGAAAAAATATGA
- a CDS encoding DNA topoisomerase I produces the protein MKILIIAEKFNVAQKIAYYLSDGKSKTVRDGAQIYFHFENNNNEYFVIGLKGHVIELDYEKDLSHWNIETIKKLPKSKPIKIIKNKGIINTLKKLVKNIDQIIVATDYDREGELIGVEVLDALDAKNFKRAKFSTITKNEIKDSFENLIDVNFKLSDSAESRQFVDLAWGAALTRFLSIIAEHKGKSFLSVGRVQSPTLALIVDRERQILEFIPVPYWNIFADFKHSVNFTGSHIKNPFEKDPADIFNSIKDEKKGTVKTFEKETRKIYPPIPFNTTDFLRESTKLGISVSNSMKIAEDLYMSGYISYPRTDNTVYPKALNLTIALKNIMGSEFDREISEILSQDKIIPSRGKVSTTDHPPIYPVKPAKKKSLKKAYWDVYELIVRRFLATLAPSAVTSNANAMIEIKTEDFSAKGLKIISPGWSKYYPYIRIVEQELPDLTPGELIPVSDIRKEEKMTLPPPRYNQSSLLKEMERLKLGTKSTRPEIIEKLFTRGYIEGNPIRPTNLGFALVEALEKNKVDAVKPQMTEKLEIDMDQIVEGTVNKEKVIDDSNNMLAHVISELESKQDQIRSELKEAIRSDTIFGKCPKCGSDLILVKFKGGKFLKCSSPTCDFRTSLPKTGKIEITDQKCEICGSPLIKIIRKGQSVELRCINDKCEFNKKKDYLGKCPNCGKDLVVRQSKNGKRFVGCTGYPTCTVTYPLPQKGKITFTGENCPVCKAPLIILDFGKSKRKVCVDYKCAYNKKSSDRSETIKNKHEN, from the coding sequence ATGAAAATTCTAATAATAGCCGAAAAGTTCAACGTTGCGCAAAAAATTGCATATTATTTGTCAGATGGCAAATCCAAAACTGTTAGAGATGGAGCTCAAATATATTTTCATTTTGAAAATAATAACAATGAATATTTTGTAATTGGATTAAAAGGGCATGTTATAGAATTAGACTATGAAAAAGATCTGAGCCACTGGAATATAGAAACCATTAAAAAATTGCCAAAAAGCAAACCTATAAAAATTATAAAAAATAAAGGCATAATTAACACTCTTAAAAAATTAGTAAAAAATATAGATCAGATCATAGTGGCTACAGATTACGATCGTGAGGGCGAGCTTATAGGCGTAGAGGTTCTTGATGCACTGGATGCAAAAAATTTTAAGAGAGCAAAATTTAGCACTATAACCAAGAACGAGATAAAAGATTCGTTTGAGAATTTGATTGACGTTAATTTTAAGCTGTCAGACTCTGCAGAATCAAGGCAGTTTGTAGACCTTGCATGGGGCGCAGCACTGACCAGATTTCTGTCTATCATTGCAGAGCATAAAGGCAAGAGTTTCTTGTCTGTAGGAAGAGTGCAAAGCCCTACTTTGGCACTGATCGTAGATCGGGAAAGGCAAATTTTAGAGTTTATACCTGTTCCTTACTGGAACATTTTTGCGGATTTTAAACATTCTGTTAATTTTACTGGCTCGCACATAAAAAATCCGTTTGAAAAAGATCCTGCAGATATATTTAATAGCATTAAGGATGAAAAAAAAGGAACTGTTAAAACCTTTGAAAAAGAGACTCGAAAAATATATCCTCCAATTCCATTTAATACAACTGACTTTTTGAGAGAATCTACAAAACTAGGCATTTCAGTGTCAAATAGCATGAAAATTGCTGAGGATCTGTACATGTCAGGATATATTTCATATCCTAGAACTGACAATACTGTTTACCCTAAAGCATTGAATCTTACGATAGCACTGAAGAATATTATGGGATCTGAATTTGACAGAGAAATCAGTGAGATTCTATCTCAGGATAAAATAATACCTTCCAGAGGAAAAGTTTCTACGACCGATCATCCTCCTATATATCCCGTAAAACCTGCCAAAAAGAAAAGCTTGAAAAAAGCATACTGGGATGTTTACGAGCTTATAGTGCGCAGATTTCTGGCAACATTAGCGCCGTCGGCAGTGACAAGTAATGCAAATGCAATGATTGAAATAAAAACCGAAGATTTTTCAGCTAAAGGCTTAAAAATTATTAGTCCTGGTTGGTCCAAGTATTATCCATATATAAGAATAGTAGAACAAGAGTTACCAGATCTAACTCCGGGAGAGCTGATACCAGTTTCTGATATAAGAAAAGAAGAAAAAATGACCTTGCCGCCACCTAGATATAATCAGTCCAGTTTATTAAAAGAAATGGAGCGATTGAAGCTTGGCACTAAAAGTACCAGGCCTGAAATCATAGAAAAATTGTTTACCAGAGGTTATATTGAAGGAAATCCTATCAGACCTACAAATCTTGGATTTGCGTTAGTTGAAGCATTGGAAAAGAACAAAGTTGATGCAGTAAAGCCTCAAATGACCGAAAAATTAGAAATAGATATGGACCAGATAGTTGAAGGGACTGTAAACAAAGAAAAAGTTATAGATGACTCTAATAATATGCTAGCACATGTTATTTCAGAACTGGAGTCCAAGCAGGATCAGATCAGATCAGAACTTAAAGAAGCAATACGCTCCGACACCATATTTGGTAAATGTCCAAAATGTGGAAGTGACTTAATTCTCGTTAAGTTCAAGGGAGGAAAGTTTCTAAAATGCTCATCTCCCACATGCGATTTTAGAACTTCATTGCCAAAGACAGGAAAAATCGAGATCACCGATCAGAAATGTGAAATTTGTGGATCTCCGCTGATTAAAATAATCAGGAAGGGACAGAGTGTAGAACTTAGATGTATAAACGATAAATGTGAATTTAATAAGAAAAAAGATTATTTAGGTAAGTGCCCAAATTGCGGAAAAGATCTGGTAGTTAGACAATCTAAAAATGGTAAGCGATTCGTGGGTTGCACTGGCTATCCAACCTGTACAGTTACTTATCCTCTTCCACAAAAAGGCAAAATCACATTCACTGGAGAAAACTGTCCAGTATGTAAAGCTCCATTGATAATTTTAGATTTTGGAAAAAGTAAGCGTAAAGTCTGTGTAGACTATAAATGCGCGTATAACAAAAAGAGCTCTGATAGATCAGAGACAATAAAAAATAAGCATGAAAATTAA
- a CDS encoding 2-hydroxyacyl-CoA dehydratase: MNIGITTTVPIEPLFASGNVPYDLNNVFISSNNPVKYIEFAEESGYPATVCSWIKGLYSVAIEKKMDLVVGVIRGDCSNTDSLLETLESKKIRTYPFSYPYPKDEKALKIEIERLMRFLNVSYSDIDAVLPKIEEARNLAWKIDELTYRENKIHSEENHSYLISTSDFNSNLDLYIKNAKNIIEISEARDPIKHSIRLGYVGVPPIFLDIYNFLEKNGAYVVFNEVQRQFSMPYPTLNWMDRYLSYTYPYSIFDRIRDIKKEIKTRKIDGLIHYVQSFCHRQITDMVLKENIDVPILTIEGNQPINLDERTKIRLESFIDMLL, encoded by the coding sequence ATGAATATTGGAATAACAACAACAGTGCCGATAGAACCTTTGTTTGCTTCGGGAAACGTGCCATATGATTTAAATAATGTATTTATTTCTTCTAATAATCCTGTAAAATATATAGAGTTTGCAGAAGAGTCTGGATATCCTGCCACAGTTTGTAGCTGGATCAAAGGCCTTTATTCGGTGGCAATCGAAAAAAAGATGGATCTGGTGGTAGGAGTGATCCGTGGTGATTGCAGCAATACTGATTCATTATTAGAAACTCTTGAAAGTAAAAAAATAAGGACTTATCCCTTTTCTTATCCATACCCTAAAGATGAGAAGGCATTAAAAATAGAAATTGAAAGGCTTATGAGATTTCTGAATGTATCCTATTCTGATATCGATGCAGTATTACCTAAAATAGAGGAAGCAAGAAACCTTGCATGGAAAATAGATGAATTAACATATCGAGAAAATAAGATACATAGTGAAGAAAATCATAGTTATCTGATATCAACGAGTGATTTTAATAGCAATCTTGACCTTTACATTAAAAATGCTAAAAATATAATAGAGATTAGTGAAGCGAGAGATCCCATAAAACACAGTATCAGACTGGGGTATGTCGGGGTTCCCCCAATTTTCCTGGATATATACAATTTTTTAGAGAAAAATGGTGCTTATGTAGTATTCAACGAGGTTCAAAGGCAATTTTCTATGCCATATCCTACTTTAAATTGGATGGATCGATATCTATCATATACCTATCCATATTCAATCTTTGACCGGATTAGAGATATTAAAAAAGAAATAAAAACAAGAAAAATCGATGGGTTGATCCACTACGTGCAGAGTTTCTGCCACCGTCAGATTACTGATATGGTGCTCAAAGAAAATATAGATGTTCCAATCTTAACAATTGAAGGAAATCAGCCTATAAATCTCGATGAAAGAACTAAGATTAGGCTTGAAAGTTTCATAGATATGCTATTATGA
- a CDS encoding molybdopterin biosynthesis protein has protein sequence MSLVFHDMVSIEEAKMKILKFADIRLGSETVNIDDSIHRILAQDIESNIDSPPFDRAEVDGYAVNSQDVEYAEEDHPVLLNIEGMAKIGEKALLLHGNGNCIEIATGALVPSGADSIVMVEYTKKVEDKVEIYRATVPGENISQAGSDIMRGDIVLRKNSVITARELGILASVGLRTINVKRQLNIAILSTGNELVKQGTELQEGEIYDTNGLLIKAVLEEIPGVKVDYLGILKDNFDIIKDYILKALEKYDVILTSGSTSAGEGDVLYKILYEFDDPGTIFHGVKVKPGKPTLCAIHKGKILMGLPGFPVSALMIVHSILIPTIYDILEISHESKKTINAELPYKLKTALGKTNLVPVNIIKSSRYTAYPVVGDSGSIYKLNYADGYIETPDNREFLEKGESVKVTLFSQNLEPSNLILIGSHDPGVDLLISLIPRKLSVKIINIGSMGGVIAISRGESHISGVHLLDKNSLKYNEYLLEKYGLSNCNLISGYKRMQGIVFKKQNPFNIKSIKDLVDQSLIFINRNQGSGTRTLIDYYLEQIYGSEFKNITKNIRGYKNEAKTHSAVGAAIAQGRADIGIAIEHTAHQYDLGFIPLTEEHYDFLILKENIENEYVQLFLESLRSEQFKKLLESNFKGYRITDAGKIIK, from the coding sequence ATGAGCTTGGTATTTCATGACATGGTTTCGATAGAAGAAGCAAAGATGAAAATATTAAAATTTGCGGATATTAGGTTAGGTTCAGAGACTGTAAACATTGATGATTCTATACATCGTATACTGGCGCAGGATATAGAAAGCAACATTGACTCCCCACCATTTGATAGAGCTGAAGTGGATGGTTATGCGGTTAATTCTCAAGATGTGGAATATGCCGAAGAAGATCATCCGGTTCTTCTAAATATTGAAGGCATGGCAAAGATAGGAGAAAAAGCTTTATTGCTACATGGCAACGGAAATTGTATAGAAATTGCCACTGGCGCTTTAGTTCCTTCTGGTGCAGACAGCATTGTAATGGTAGAATACACAAAAAAAGTTGAAGATAAAGTTGAAATATACAGGGCTACTGTTCCCGGAGAAAATATTAGTCAGGCAGGATCAGATATAATGCGAGGAGATATAGTGTTGAGGAAAAATAGTGTGATAACAGCTAGAGAGCTTGGCATCTTAGCTTCTGTAGGGCTCAGAACTATAAATGTAAAAAGACAGTTAAACATTGCAATATTATCTACTGGCAACGAGCTTGTAAAACAGGGAACAGAGTTACAAGAAGGTGAGATTTACGACACTAACGGGTTGTTGATTAAAGCTGTTTTAGAAGAGATCCCAGGGGTTAAAGTAGATTATCTAGGAATACTTAAAGATAATTTTGATATTATCAAAGATTATATTTTGAAAGCATTAGAAAAATACGATGTTATTTTAACCTCTGGAAGCACGTCTGCCGGAGAAGGGGATGTGTTGTACAAAATATTATACGAATTTGATGATCCCGGTACGATCTTTCATGGAGTGAAGGTAAAGCCTGGAAAGCCTACTTTGTGCGCTATCCATAAAGGTAAAATATTGATGGGTTTGCCCGGATTTCCAGTATCTGCACTGATGATTGTACACTCTATATTGATACCTACAATTTATGATATCTTAGAGATAAGTCATGAAAGCAAAAAAACTATTAATGCAGAGCTGCCATATAAACTTAAAACCGCATTAGGGAAAACTAACTTAGTGCCTGTAAACATAATTAAATCTTCACGATACACAGCATATCCAGTCGTTGGAGACAGCGGCTCTATTTATAAGCTAAACTATGCAGATGGATATATAGAAACTCCTGATAACCGGGAATTTTTAGAAAAGGGAGAATCAGTGAAAGTAACTTTGTTTTCCCAAAATTTAGAGCCCAGTAATCTGATATTAATAGGCAGTCATGACCCAGGGGTAGATCTCTTGATTAGCTTGATACCCAGAAAACTCTCTGTCAAAATCATCAATATAGGGTCTATGGGCGGAGTAATTGCAATATCTCGTGGAGAATCGCATATATCTGGGGTGCATTTACTAGACAAAAACAGTTTAAAATATAATGAGTATTTATTAGAGAAGTACGGTTTAAGCAACTGTAATCTAATCTCTGGCTATAAAAGAATGCAAGGTATTGTGTTCAAAAAACAAAATCCTTTTAATATAAAATCTATTAAAGATCTCGTTGATCAAAGTTTAATATTTATTAACAGAAATCAAGGTTCAGGTACTAGAACTCTTATAGATTATTATCTAGAACAGATTTATGGCTCAGAATTTAAAAACATTACAAAAAACATTAGAGGATACAAAAATGAGGCAAAAACTCATTCAGCAGTAGGAGCTGCTATAGCGCAGGGCAGGGCAGATATAGGTATAGCAATAGAACATACTGCGCATCAATATGATCTAGGTTTTATTCCATTAACGGAAGAACATTACGATTTTCTAATTTTAAAAGAGAACATAGAAAATGAATATGTTCAATTGTTTCTAGAGTCTTTAAGAAGTGAGCAGTTTAAGAAATTGCTGGAATCAAACTTTAAAGGATATAGAATAACTGATGCAGGAAAGATCATAAAATAA
- a CDS encoding ATP/GTP-binding protein, whose protein sequence is MIANLFVVGPAGSGKTTLTGAFRDWMRDQNYEAIIINLDPGVETLPYTPDVDIREWISLDSIMAEYNLGPNGAQVLAADFIVNNLDNINNEIYNFDTDYAIFDTPGQLELFAFRTSSEYTFNTLSENKGMLAFMIDPILASTPSGLISQLLLANTVFFRFQSPYMNILTKSDLISNETLDQIIKWSENSDELYEALMNEKVKFNSMLNLEIFKALESLKVFRNITVTSSKDSTGFEEIYNQIQQIYYGGEDIEKR, encoded by the coding sequence ATGATTGCAAATCTATTTGTAGTGGGACCTGCAGGATCTGGAAAAACCACCTTAACAGGTGCCTTTAGAGACTGGATGCGAGATCAAAATTACGAAGCGATAATAATCAATCTAGATCCGGGTGTTGAGACGTTGCCATATACACCTGATGTGGATATTAGAGAATGGATCTCATTAGATTCCATCATGGCAGAATATAACCTTGGCCCGAACGGTGCGCAGGTTTTAGCAGCAGATTTCATAGTGAATAACCTCGATAATATAAACAACGAGATATACAATTTTGATACTGATTACGCGATTTTCGACACGCCTGGGCAACTGGAACTGTTTGCATTCAGAACTTCCAGTGAATATACTTTTAATACACTAAGCGAGAACAAAGGAATGCTGGCATTTATGATAGATCCGATATTAGCGTCTACTCCTTCAGGTTTGATATCACAGCTTTTGCTGGCTAATACTGTATTTTTCAGATTTCAATCTCCGTATATGAACATCCTTACCAAATCTGATTTAATAAGCAATGAAACGCTCGATCAAATTATAAAATGGAGCGAAAATTCTGACGAGCTTTATGAAGCATTGATGAATGAAAAAGTAAAATTTAACTCTATGCTGAACCTTGAAATTTTTAAGGCTTTGGAGAGCTTGAAAGTATTCAGAAACATAACTGTTACATCATCAAAAGATAGTACTGGTTTCGAAGAAATATATAATCAGATCCAGCAAATTTATTATGGCGGCGAAGATATCGAAAAGCGTTAA
- a CDS encoding presenilin family intramembrane aspartyl protease PSH has product MKELEVSLINVSLLFIITQLFAIVLLPLFPVSYQAFPGQENNPLLIIYFIVSLIAVTAFILFLARKHLDKIIKYMFYLVIFLAFLYVIPPILYYLNIPFSEYLSFIIPIVIIFLVIVKPEWYIVDTVGVIAGAGVAVIIGMSLGVLPAILLLVVFAIYDALAVYKTKHMVSLAETVVSNKVPALFVIPKNSEFSYGSDVKLSENTERGAFYLGYGDAIIPAVLMISSMEYLNIFVGLTALFGSIVGLIFLLFQATKGKPQAGLPFLNTGALCGFLIGYIIFIIL; this is encoded by the coding sequence ATGAAAGAATTAGAGGTTAGTCTCATCAATGTAAGTTTACTATTTATCATTACTCAGCTATTTGCAATAGTACTTCTACCTCTATTTCCTGTTAGTTATCAGGCTTTTCCAGGACAGGAAAATAATCCTCTCTTAATTATCTATTTTATAGTATCGCTGATCGCCGTGACTGCATTTATTTTGTTTTTGGCAAGAAAGCATTTAGACAAAATTATCAAATACATGTTCTATCTGGTCATTTTCCTTGCTTTTTTATATGTTATCCCGCCGATACTGTATTATTTAAATATACCTTTTTCAGAGTATCTGTCGTTTATCATTCCAATAGTTATAATATTTTTAGTAATAGTTAAGCCAGAGTGGTACATTGTAGATACTGTTGGCGTAATAGCCGGTGCTGGAGTAGCTGTAATAATAGGTATGTCGTTGGGTGTTTTACCGGCCATATTACTGCTCGTAGTATTTGCAATATATGATGCTTTGGCGGTATACAAAACAAAGCATATGGTGTCTCTAGCAGAAACTGTAGTATCTAATAAAGTACCTGCTCTTTTTGTAATACCTAAAAACTCAGAATTTTCATATGGAAGTGATGTTAAATTATCCGAAAATACAGAAAGAGGAGCTTTCTATCTGGGATATGGAGATGCGATAATTCCGGCAGTACTCATGATCTCTTCTATGGAATATCTAAACATTTTTGTCGGATTAACAGCTCTGTTCGGAAGTATTGTTGGCTTGATATTTTTATTATTTCAGGCAACAAAAGGAAAGCCTCAGGCTGGGCTCCCATTTTTAAACACTGGCGCTTTATGCGGATTTTTAATAGGATATATTATTTTCATTATTTTATGA
- a CDS encoding METTL5 family protein — protein sequence MRKKDIELLLQNLDFLEDSNNLLEQYRTPASIAADLLHIAYMQGDISNKVVADLGCGNGIFAIGAAILGAKKVYALDIDPRQLKIAEKNARNLNLGIEYINKDVKDFDIESDTILENPPFGSQTRNANIPFLEKIKYGKISYILYHKKSIEFVYAKIKELGYFIDFQKSYSFELPYQFSFHKKAKKYIEVILLRVKGEFT from the coding sequence ATGAGAAAAAAAGATATTGAATTACTGTTGCAGAACCTAGACTTTTTAGAAGATTCAAACAATTTACTGGAGCAATATCGAACCCCTGCATCTATAGCGGCAGATCTATTGCACATTGCATATATGCAGGGAGATATATCGAATAAAGTTGTGGCAGATCTTGGTTGTGGTAATGGAATTTTTGCAATAGGTGCTGCAATTTTGGGAGCTAAGAAAGTGTATGCTTTAGATATAGATCCAAGGCAGTTAAAAATTGCGGAAAAAAATGCAAGAAATTTAAATTTAGGCATAGAGTATATAAATAAAGATGTTAAGGACTTTGATATAGAATCAGATACCATACTTGAAAATCCACCATTTGGATCGCAGACTAGAAACGCGAACATACCTTTTTTAGAAAAAATTAAGTATGGAAAAATATCTTATATTTTATACCATAAAAAGAGCATTGAATTTGTTTATGCAAAGATTAAAGAACTAGGTTATTTTATAGACTTCCAGAAAAGTTATAGTTTTGAACTTCCATATCAATTTAGCTTTCATAAAAAAGCAAAAAAATATATTGAGGTAATATTATTAAGGGTAAAAGGTGAATTTACTTGA